A portion of the Nitrospira defluvii genome contains these proteins:
- the atpA gene encoding F0F1 ATP synthase subunit alpha: protein MQIKAEEISSIIKEKIKGFDQQVDVSQTGSVIQVGDGIAKVYGLDGAMAGEMLEFPGGLYGIALNLEEDNVGAVLMGDDVGIKEGDPVKRTGRIAEIPVGEALVGRVVNAIGQPIDGKGPINSQHSSRIEVVAPGVNTRQSVREPLQTGIKAIDAMIPIGRGQRELIIGDRQTGKTAIAVDTIINQKGLGVFCIYVAVGQKRSTVARVVKTLEENHAMEYSMVVAATASDPAPMQFLAPFAGAAIGEYFRDNGKHALIVYDDLSKHAVAYRQLSLLLRRPPGREAYPGDVFYLHSRLLERAAKLSDKLGGGSLTALPIIETQAGDVSAYIPTNVISITDGQIYLGSDLFYSGIRPAINVGLSVSRVGGSAQIKTMKQVAGTLRLDLAQYREMAAFAQFGSELDKATQMQLARGVRMVELLKQGQYKPMPVADQVLSIYAGVNGFLDDVPVDKVLQFEADLLHYVAQNHQDMRKDIATVGKIDDKVGGKLKEIISTFKQKMGYGGK from the coding sequence ATGCAGATCAAGGCAGAAGAGATCAGCTCCATTATCAAAGAGAAGATCAAGGGCTTCGACCAACAAGTCGATGTCAGCCAGACCGGTTCCGTCATTCAGGTCGGCGACGGCATTGCAAAAGTCTACGGACTCGATGGCGCAATGGCCGGAGAAATGCTTGAATTCCCCGGTGGGCTGTACGGCATCGCCTTGAACCTCGAAGAGGACAATGTCGGCGCGGTGTTGATGGGCGACGATGTGGGCATCAAAGAAGGCGATCCGGTCAAACGTACAGGCCGAATCGCGGAAATCCCCGTCGGTGAAGCCCTGGTCGGCCGCGTCGTCAACGCGATCGGACAGCCGATCGACGGCAAGGGTCCGATCAATTCGCAACATTCTTCCCGCATTGAAGTGGTGGCTCCCGGTGTCAATACCAGACAGTCTGTGCGCGAACCGCTGCAGACGGGCATCAAGGCCATCGATGCCATGATTCCCATCGGTCGTGGTCAGCGCGAGTTGATCATCGGAGATCGCCAGACCGGAAAAACTGCCATTGCCGTCGATACGATCATCAATCAGAAAGGGCTCGGCGTCTTCTGTATCTATGTCGCCGTGGGACAAAAGCGGTCGACCGTCGCCCGCGTCGTGAAGACCCTGGAAGAAAATCACGCCATGGAATACAGCATGGTTGTGGCGGCCACCGCCAGCGATCCTGCGCCGATGCAGTTCTTGGCCCCGTTTGCCGGCGCCGCGATCGGTGAGTATTTCCGCGATAACGGCAAGCACGCGCTGATCGTATATGACGATCTGTCGAAGCACGCGGTTGCCTATCGTCAGCTGTCCCTCTTGCTCCGTCGTCCGCCCGGTCGTGAGGCCTATCCCGGCGACGTGTTTTATCTGCACTCTCGTCTCTTGGAGCGTGCCGCAAAATTAAGCGATAAGTTGGGCGGTGGTAGTTTGACGGCGCTTCCGATCATTGAGACTCAAGCCGGCGACGTGTCGGCGTATATTCCGACCAACGTCATCTCGATCACCGACGGACAAATCTATCTCGGCAGTGATTTGTTCTATTCGGGTATTCGTCCGGCGATTAACGTCGGTCTGTCCGTGTCCCGCGTCGGCGGCTCCGCGCAGATTAAGACCATGAAGCAGGTCGCGGGGACGCTCCGCCTTGATCTAGCGCAGTACCGAGAAATGGCTGCTTTCGCCCAGTTCGGCAGCGAGTTGGACAAGGCGACCCAGATGCAGCTCGCTCGTGGCGTCCGCATGGTGGAATTGCTGAAGCAGGGGCAATACAAGCCGATGCCGGTAGCCGACCAGGTCTTGTCGATCTATGCGGGTGTCAACGGATTCCTTGACGATGTGCCCGTGGACAAGGTCCTGCAATTCGAAGCCGATCTGCTCCACTATGTCGCGCAGAACCATCAGGATATGCGCAAAGACATTGCCACGGTCGGAAAGATCGATGACAAAGTGGGCGGGAAGCTCAAGGAAATCATTTCGACGTTCAAGCAGAAAATGGGCTATGGAGGAAAGTAA
- the atpH gene encoding ATP synthase F1 subunit delta, translated as MIKTAVARRYAKALFELLDTPSIESARVALNGLGEAFAQSAALRHAVASPVFPEATKLGVLIEVATRLGCPAVVKRFLDQLVKKNRVSFLPDIAEAFAKLVDESKGTQQVLVSSATALPAIEQDRITTRLRDVLKRDVDVTFHTEPEHVAGLHIRLGSTVVDSTVRGRLSAMQRVLTKE; from the coding sequence GTGATTAAGACAGCCGTCGCACGTCGATACGCAAAAGCTCTGTTTGAACTGCTTGACACTCCCAGCATCGAGTCGGCCCGCGTGGCTTTGAACGGCTTAGGAGAGGCCTTCGCGCAATCAGCCGCCCTGCGGCATGCCGTCGCCTCACCGGTATTTCCGGAAGCCACCAAGCTCGGGGTGCTGATCGAAGTGGCCACCAGGCTCGGGTGTCCGGCGGTCGTCAAGCGGTTCCTCGATCAGTTAGTAAAAAAAAATCGCGTCAGTTTCCTGCCCGACATCGCCGAGGCCTTTGCCAAGCTGGTGGATGAATCCAAAGGGACGCAGCAAGTGCTCGTGTCCTCCGCAACCGCCTTGCCTGCGATCGAGCAGGATCGGATCACGACCCGATTGCGCGATGTCTTGAAGCGCGATGTCGATGTCACTTTCCATACAGAACCTGAACATGTCGCCGGCCTCCATATCCGCCTGGGCAGCACCGTCGTAGATAGCACGGTCCGGGGCCGACTGAGCGCCATGCAGCGTGTGTTGACCAAGGAGTAG